In Pseudomonas sp. MTM4, one genomic interval encodes:
- a CDS encoding HAD family hydrolase, which produces MKLADARHWVFDMDGTLTIAVHDFPAIKRALDIPLEDDILHHLAALPDDEAASKRAWLLEHERELAYAATPAPGALGLLHELRDCGCRLGVLTRNAHELALVTLQAVGMGDCFVSDDILGRDEAPPKPDPGGLLHFAEKWSVPPRELVMVGDYRFDLECAKAAGARGVLVNLPENLWPELTDLHARDCGQLRRMLG; this is translated from the coding sequence GTGAAGCTGGCCGATGCGCGGCATTGGGTGTTCGACATGGACGGCACCCTGACCATCGCCGTGCATGATTTTCCGGCGATCAAGCGGGCGCTGGATATTCCGCTGGAAGACGACATTCTCCATCACCTCGCCGCGTTGCCGGACGATGAGGCAGCAAGCAAGCGCGCGTGGTTGCTGGAACACGAGCGCGAACTGGCCTATGCCGCGACGCCGGCACCGGGCGCGCTGGGGTTACTGCACGAGCTGCGTGACTGCGGGTGCCGGCTCGGCGTGCTGACGCGCAATGCCCATGAGCTGGCGCTGGTGACCTTGCAGGCGGTGGGCATGGGCGACTGCTTTGTGTCTGACGACATTCTTGGCCGCGACGAGGCGCCGCCCAAACCCGATCCTGGCGGTTTGTTGCATTTCGCCGAGAAATGGTCGGTGCCGCCGCGGGAACTGGTCATGGTCGGCGACTACCGCTTCGACCTGGAGTGCGCGAAGGCGGCTGGCGCTCGTGGCGTGCTGGTCAACCTGCCGGAAAACCTCTGGCCGGAGCTGACCGATCTGCATGCGCGTGATTGTGGGCAATTACGGCGGATGTTGGGCTGA
- the trxA gene encoding thioredoxin produces the protein MSQTPFIFDVTASNFEQLVLENSFHKPVLVDFWAEWCAPCKALMPLLAKITEEYQGELLLAKVNCDIEQDVVARFGVRSLPTVVLFKDGQPVDGFAGAQPESAIRAMLEPHVPAPAAPDADLLSTAQAQFAEGRIGEAESLLKQLLSEDNENAAALILYARCLAERGELGEAETVLGAVKGDEHKQALAAARAQLTFLRQADDLPEVADLKSRLAHNAEDDEAAYQLAIQQLARQQHEAALEGLLKLFVRNRNYADGQPHKTLLQIFDLLGNDHPLVTTYRRKLYQAIY, from the coding sequence ATGAGCCAGACTCCTTTCATCTTCGACGTCACCGCCAGCAACTTCGAACAACTGGTGCTGGAAAACTCCTTTCACAAACCGGTACTGGTGGACTTCTGGGCCGAGTGGTGCGCTCCGTGCAAGGCACTGATGCCGCTGCTGGCGAAGATCACCGAGGAATACCAAGGTGAGTTGCTGCTGGCCAAGGTCAATTGCGATATCGAGCAGGACGTGGTGGCGCGCTTCGGTGTGCGCAGCCTGCCTACCGTGGTGCTGTTCAAGGACGGTCAACCGGTCGACGGCTTTGCCGGTGCCCAGCCCGAATCGGCGATTCGCGCCATGCTCGAACCCCACGTGCCGGCACCCGCTGCGCCCGATGCCGATCTGCTCTCGACCGCGCAGGCGCAGTTCGCCGAAGGGCGCATCGGCGAGGCGGAAAGCCTGCTCAAGCAACTGCTGAGCGAAGACAACGAAAACGCTGCGGCGCTGATCCTCTATGCTCGCTGCCTGGCCGAACGCGGCGAGCTGGGCGAGGCCGAAACGGTGCTCGGTGCGGTCAAGGGCGACGAGCACAAGCAGGCACTCGCCGCCGCACGCGCTCAATTGACCTTTCTCCGGCAAGCCGACGACCTGCCGGAAGTCGCCGACCTCAAAAGCCGTCTTGCACACAACGCCGAGGATGACGAGGCGGCCTATCAGCTGGCGATCCAGCAACTGGCACGCCAGCAGCACGAAGCGGCACTGGAAGGATTGCTCAAACTGTTCGTGCGCAACCGCAATTACGCCGACGGCCAGCCGCACAAGACACTGCTGCAGATATTCGACCTGCTGGGCAACGACCATCCACTGGTCACGACTTACCGGCGCAAGCTGTATCAGGCGATTTACTGA
- the thpR gene encoding RNA 2',3'-cyclic phosphodiesterase, with protein MTTEKDLRLFFALPCPPTLADAICSWRDAQGFDGRPVAQANLHLTLAFLGSQPTSALEALKQLGGRLRADAFRLRLDQLRVIGHGFACLIPNQMPTPLSQLVEQLHAGLSTHGFALDARPFLPHVTLIRDARTQPTTTPPAFEWPVDRFGLFLSTHTPSGVHYRELASWPLTAANG; from the coding sequence ATGACGACCGAAAAAGACCTGCGCCTGTTCTTTGCCCTACCCTGCCCGCCGACGCTGGCGGATGCGATTTGCAGCTGGCGCGACGCTCAAGGGTTCGATGGCCGACCGGTGGCACAAGCCAATCTGCACCTCACCCTGGCTTTTCTCGGCAGTCAGCCGACGAGCGCATTGGAGGCGCTGAAGCAGCTCGGCGGCCGTTTGCGCGCCGACGCCTTCAGGCTGCGGCTGGATCAACTACGGGTCATCGGTCATGGCTTCGCCTGCTTGATCCCGAACCAGATGCCGACGCCGCTGAGTCAACTGGTCGAACAGCTGCATGCGGGCCTGTCCACACACGGTTTCGCCCTCGATGCGCGTCCGTTTCTGCCGCATGTGACGCTCATACGCGATGCGCGGACGCAACCAACCACAACGCCGCCCGCGTTCGAATGGCCAGTGGATCGTTTCGGCCTGTTTCTTTCCACCCATACGCCGAGCGGCGTGCACTACCGTGAACTGGCGAGTTGGCCCCTGACCGCAGCCAACGGCTGA